A single region of the Bacilli bacterium PM5-9 genome encodes:
- a CDS encoding hypothetical protein (product_source=Hypo-rule applied; cleavage_site_network=SignalP-noTM; transmembrane_helix_parts=Inside_1_6,TMhelix_7_24,Outside_25_282,TMhelix_283_302,Inside_303_308): MKKNKLMWAFSLVLLLVVMFANNIKATDEYYPKGTQITYMRIIEGGEIGTKVNYYPRFSGVAKLKNNINIEVNGEVVTYEAIYNEPYCPVPTYCTPQYVVIKNRNDNSEDGRFEIESDEGLTFSITFETLDDMAIKKSTIPLWGEIGTVSPNGNKTSSSGTFSEDENYVKEVKYPINYFKNYGNDNVFEKENILENETFNISDIEFDYPENMEFKEWNTQADGKGVSYKINQEVTMPSTELNLYAIWNVKETTEKKDEITKDKPDKKKEDKKNPKIPETGSNMLMYSIILLSITILSSIRMYQYTKSN, encoded by the coding sequence ATGAAGAAAAATAAATTAATGTGGGCATTTAGTTTAGTGTTATTATTGGTTGTGATGTTTGCTAATAATATAAAGGCTACTGATGAATACTATCCTAAAGGAACACAAATAACTTATATGAGAATAATTGAAGGTGGTGAGATAGGAACAAAGGTAAATTATTATCCAAGGTTTTCCGGTGTCGCTAAGTTAAAAAATAATATAAATATTGAAGTTAATGGTGAAGTAGTGACTTATGAAGCAATTTATAATGAGCCATATTGTCCTGTTCCAACTTATTGCACACCACAATATGTTGTTATCAAAAATAGAAATGATAATAGTGAAGATGGTAGATTTGAAATAGAAAGTGATGAAGGCTTAACATTTTCAATAACTTTTGAAACATTAGATGATATGGCTATTAAAAAATCAACTATACCACTATGGGGTGAAATAGGAACCGTAAGTCCAAATGGAAATAAGACAAGCTCTAGTGGTACTTTCTCTGAAGATGAAAATTATGTTAAGGAAGTTAAATATCCAATTAACTACTTTAAAAATTATGGCAATGATAATGTATTTGAAAAGGAAAACATATTAGAGAATGAAACATTTAATATTTCTGACATAGAATTTGATTATCCTGAAAATATGGAGTTTAAAGAATGGAACACGCAAGCAGATGGTAAGGGAGTTTCATACAAAATAAACCAAGAAGTAACAATGCCATCAACTGAATTAAATTTATATGCAATATGGAATGTTAAAGAGACTACCGAAAAGAAAGATGAGATAACCAAAGACAAACCAGATAAGAAGAAAGAAGATAAAAAAAATCCTAAGATACCAGAAACTGGAAGTAATATGTTGATGTACTCAATAATATTATTGTCGATTACTATTTTATCAAGTATTAGAATGTACCAGTACACGAAAAGTAATTAG
- a CDS encoding hypothetical protein (product_source=Hypo-rule applied; cath_funfam=3.90.1720.10; cleavage_site_network=SignalP-noTM; pfam=PF00877; superfamily=50814): protein MKKTLTIITVLLMSLTISVGNENTIEAKTTKKCSTTKNTQKCYYYTTGYKSYSKRIYTKYHKNGKKKYRDYIYKNKSGVRTLTKQYKYNKKGQLKSNKYGSATRRYYYYYNNNKISKRITWNYNKKGKLTKKKVLTKPYLKNKPQTYGDKIAKSARSMVGKVTAQCNELADKAVIKAGWKGKTVEITAGNTGHTYKAPVFEPNEYAHTKLFTLKDSGYYKYFNGEIENGNMKDSQLESANNSKALVKKLKAGDIVIYNDDWTYHVSVYIGNGKAVHGGMPNKKGEYVNVAIAPVELGGDYKITAFYRIYK, encoded by the coding sequence ATGAAAAAAACTTTAACAATTATAACTGTATTACTAATGTCTCTAACAATATCAGTTGGCAACGAAAATACGATTGAAGCAAAAACAACAAAAAAGTGTTCAACAACTAAAAATACTCAAAAATGTTATTATTACACTACAGGATATAAATCATATTCAAAACGTATTTATACAAAATATCATAAGAATGGTAAGAAAAAATATCGTGATTATATTTATAAAAATAAAAGTGGAGTTAGGACACTTACAAAACAATATAAATATAATAAAAAAGGACAATTAAAATCAAATAAATATGGTAGTGCAACAAGAAGATATTATTACTATTATAACAATAATAAAATTAGTAAAAGAATTACATGGAATTACAATAAAAAAGGTAAATTAACAAAAAAGAAGGTTCTTACAAAACCATATTTGAAAAATAAACCACAAACATATGGCGATAAGATTGCTAAATCAGCTAGATCAATGGTAGGTAAAGTCACTGCTCAATGTAATGAACTTGCAGATAAAGCTGTTATAAAGGCGGGTTGGAAAGGTAAAACTGTTGAAATTACAGCAGGAAATACTGGACATACATATAAAGCTCCAGTGTTTGAGCCTAACGAATACGCACATACAAAATTATTCACATTAAAAGATTCAGGATATTATAAGTATTTTAATGGTGAAATTGAGAATGGTAATATGAAAGATAGTCAATTAGAAAGCGCGAATAATAGTAAAGCATTAGTAAAGAAATTAAAAGCTGGTGACATTGTGATTTATAATGACGATTGGACGTATCATGTATCAGTATATATAGGTAATGGTAAAGCAGTTCATGGTGGTATGCCAAATAAAAAAGGTGAATATGTAAATGTTGCAATTGCACCTGTAGAATTAGGTGGTGATTACAAAATTACAGCCTTTTATAGAATTTATAAATAA